A genomic stretch from Sinorhizobium terangae includes:
- a CDS encoding DUF411 domain-containing protein has protein sequence MRRMIRLTSLAALIAFATPALAQSQQATLYKSPECGCCEGYVAYLRDNGFKVDVKETEELAAISHKAGVPEDMQGCHTTFIDGYVIDGHVPINVVRKLLKEKPPIAGITLPGMPMGSPGMSGTKTEKFVIYTVPKDGKAPEVYATE, from the coding sequence ATGAGACGCATGATCCGCCTCACGAGCCTCGCGGCTCTCATCGCCTTCGCCACGCCGGCGCTCGCCCAGTCGCAGCAGGCAACGCTCTATAAAAGTCCGGAATGTGGCTGCTGCGAGGGCTATGTCGCCTATCTGCGCGACAACGGCTTCAAGGTTGATGTCAAGGAAACCGAAGAACTCGCCGCGATCAGCCACAAGGCCGGCGTACCGGAAGACATGCAGGGGTGCCACACCACCTTCATTGACGGCTATGTCATCGACGGCCACGTACCGATCAACGTCGTGCGCAAGCTCCTCAAGGAAAAACCCCCGATCGCCGGCATCACGCTCCCGGGAATGCCGATGGGCTCGCCCGGCATGAGCGGCACAAAGACTGAAAAATTCGTGATCTACACCGTGCCCAAGGATGGCAAGGCACCGGAGGTCTACGCGACCGAATGA
- a CDS encoding GDCCVxC domain-containing (seleno)protein has product MPTDACQFYYECANCKTLLRPRPGDCCVFCSYGSVKCPPVQQQLQCCE; this is encoded by the coding sequence ATGCCGACCGATGCCTGCCAGTTCTATTACGAGTGCGCCAACTGCAAGACGCTGCTGCGTCCCCGCCCAGGAGATTGCTGCGTGTTCTGCTCGTATGGTTCGGTGAAGTGCCCGCCGGTACAGCAGCAACTTCAATGCTGCGAATAG
- a CDS encoding class I SAM-dependent methyltransferase, whose translation MGIYRDVVLPKLCDLSMRNERLLPYRERVIGAAEGRVLEIGCGSGLNLPHYRPVVREILALEPSPGLVAMARRVPHSAIPVNFIEASAEAIPLDDGSVDTVVTTWTLCTIPEAAEALSEMRRVLKPGGRLLFVEHGLSPDRGVRWCQDCLNPIWRRISGGCNLNRPIRSLIEEGGFRVDRVETGYMRGPKPMTFMYEGSARPK comes from the coding sequence ATGGGCATCTACCGTGACGTCGTCCTGCCGAAACTCTGCGATCTGTCCATGCGCAACGAGCGCCTGCTTCCCTATCGCGAGCGGGTGATCGGCGCGGCGGAGGGGCGCGTGCTTGAGATCGGCTGCGGATCCGGCCTCAATCTGCCGCACTACCGCCCGGTGGTCCGCGAAATTCTGGCGCTCGAGCCTTCCCCTGGTCTCGTGGCCATGGCACGTCGCGTGCCGCATTCCGCCATACCCGTCAACTTCATCGAAGCCTCCGCCGAGGCGATTCCGCTCGATGACGGGAGCGTCGACACGGTGGTGACCACGTGGACCCTGTGCACCATTCCCGAGGCGGCCGAGGCACTTTCGGAAATGCGCCGCGTGCTCAAGCCCGGGGGCAGGCTGCTGTTCGTCGAGCACGGGCTTTCACCCGACCGCGGCGTGCGCTGGTGCCAGGATTGCCTCAACCCGATTTGGCGGCGCATCAGCGGCGGCTGCAATCTCAACCGTCCAATCCGGTCGCTGATAGAGGAGGGCGGGTTTCGGGTCGACCGGGTCGAGACCGGCTATATGCGCGGGCCGAAGCCGATGACCTTCATGTACGAAGGCAGCGCCCGGCCGAAGTAA
- a CDS encoding MFS transporter, with the protein MAIQVPTDFRRVIVAASVGNIIEWYDFYIFGSLAAVLSVKFFEPSHPVAALLSTIALFTAGFLIRPLGAFLFGWMGDRVGRKYTFLITLSGMGLGTGAIGLIPTYDAIGLTAAFLLFGLRMIQGLCLGGEYGGAITYVAEHVPDERRGYYTGWLQTSPTLGIVVSLAVVIATRTYFGNEVFEAWAWRVPFLLSFLLVAIAIYIRLQLQETPIFAEIKAKGQMTRNPWKEAFLSANAKYVGIATIVLIGQGVVWYSGQFWALYFLQQVSKVDPLSSSYIVGAALLLATPSLILFGWLSDIVGRKPVILGGMLLAAITYYPLYLWLGTVTQPDNINFPIAIFIIFILVCYVGMVYGPVGAFLAEYFPGRIRYTSVSVPYHIGNGWGGGLVPFITSAAFAATGSIGYALLYPIVVPAICFVLAVFLMPETRQVSIWQPAEPTAG; encoded by the coding sequence ATGGCTATCCAGGTCCCGACGGATTTCCGGCGCGTGATTGTTGCCGCGTCGGTCGGAAACATCATCGAATGGTATGACTTCTATATTTTCGGGAGCCTGGCCGCAGTGCTGTCGGTCAAGTTCTTCGAACCATCGCATCCGGTCGCAGCGCTCCTGAGCACGATTGCGCTGTTTACTGCAGGCTTCCTGATCCGTCCGCTGGGGGCGTTTCTCTTCGGCTGGATGGGTGACAGGGTCGGCCGCAAATACACGTTCCTGATTACGCTGAGCGGCATGGGCCTCGGCACTGGAGCGATCGGCCTGATCCCGACCTATGATGCGATCGGGCTTACCGCCGCGTTCCTGCTCTTCGGCCTCAGGATGATCCAGGGCCTGTGCCTCGGCGGCGAGTATGGCGGCGCCATCACCTATGTGGCCGAGCATGTGCCGGATGAACGCCGCGGCTACTATACCGGCTGGCTCCAGACTTCTCCGACGCTCGGGATCGTCGTGTCGCTGGCCGTGGTCATCGCCACGCGCACCTACTTCGGCAATGAAGTCTTCGAGGCGTGGGCATGGCGCGTGCCGTTCCTGCTGTCGTTCCTTCTGGTTGCGATTGCCATCTACATAAGGCTCCAGCTCCAGGAAACGCCGATCTTCGCGGAGATCAAGGCCAAGGGACAGATGACCCGGAATCCCTGGAAGGAAGCGTTCCTGAGCGCCAACGCCAAATATGTGGGGATTGCCACCATCGTGCTGATCGGGCAGGGAGTGGTCTGGTACAGCGGCCAGTTCTGGGCCCTGTACTTCCTGCAGCAGGTTTCCAAGGTGGACCCGCTGAGTTCGTCCTACATCGTCGGCGCAGCGCTGCTCCTTGCAACGCCGAGCCTGATCCTCTTCGGGTGGCTCTCTGACATCGTCGGCCGCAAGCCCGTGATCCTCGGAGGTATGTTACTCGCCGCGATCACCTATTACCCGCTGTATCTGTGGCTCGGAACAGTGACGCAGCCGGACAACATCAACTTCCCGATCGCGATCTTCATCATCTTCATCCTCGTCTGCTACGTCGGGATGGTCTATGGGCCGGTCGGGGCATTCCTGGCGGAATATTTCCCCGGGAGGATCCGCTACACGTCGGTGTCGGTGCCCTATCACATCGGCAACGGCTGGGGCGGCGGGCTGGTGCCCTTCATCACCTCGGCAGCGTTCGCGGCCACAGGCAGCATCGGCTATGCGCTGCTCTACCCGATCGTCGTTCCCGCCATCTGCTTCGTGCTCGCCGTGTTCCTGATGCCCGAGACGCGTCAGGTCAGCATATGGCAGCCGGCTGAGCCAACGGCTGGGTGA
- a CDS encoding MFS transporter, with product MANINQSIPNLSAERARIPPFAFVLTTCIGVIGSNSLALGPIAPEVARSLGADVPAVMTASGAFGLGTAASAIFLGRLIDRHGPRRMLAAALILLAVGLGGSAAAPTLPLLVAFQLIVGIAAGIALPSIYTLASIIAPAGRESETIGLVLTGWTLSMVAGVPLSAAIADFAGWRTVYVVVATATVLACAAVRLAAVTRVAVTGDSEGRHVGEGRATSPLAALGVCGVAPLLSACAAFMAAFYGVYGYIGDHLHAALGLPVSANGLVAVSYGFGFGGAAFLDRLIDRFGAGRLLPLIFLAVAGVYVAMVAASGSYIAILAVVFLWGLVNHFGLNVLIMRLTALDPAKRGAIMGLNSGVTYLALFAGTIGFGAAYSANGFFMLPLAAAGLMLTAALFAARAPQSKIPQ from the coding sequence ATGGCGAACATCAATCAATCCATTCCAAACCTGTCCGCGGAGAGGGCGCGTATCCCGCCCTTCGCCTTCGTGCTGACCACCTGCATTGGCGTCATCGGCTCCAACTCGCTGGCGCTCGGTCCGATTGCGCCGGAAGTGGCGCGGAGCCTCGGTGCGGACGTTCCCGCCGTGATGACGGCCTCTGGCGCCTTCGGTCTCGGCACGGCGGCGAGCGCCATTTTCCTTGGCCGCCTCATCGACCGTCATGGCCCGCGCCGCATGCTGGCGGCGGCGCTGATCCTGCTTGCCGTCGGCCTTGGCGGCAGCGCGGCCGCGCCGACGCTGCCGCTGCTGGTCGCTTTCCAACTCATCGTCGGCATCGCCGCAGGCATCGCGCTTCCCTCGATCTATACGCTGGCCTCGATCATCGCGCCCGCCGGGCGCGAGAGCGAGACGATCGGCCTGGTGCTGACCGGCTGGACGCTGAGCATGGTGGCCGGTGTGCCGCTCTCGGCCGCCATCGCCGATTTCGCCGGGTGGCGCACGGTTTATGTCGTCGTCGCGACCGCGACCGTTCTCGCCTGCGCCGCCGTCCGGCTCGCCGCGGTCACGAGGGTTGCGGTCACCGGGGATTCTGAGGGCAGGCATGTCGGCGAGGGCAGGGCTACATCGCCGCTCGCGGCGCTTGGCGTTTGCGGCGTCGCGCCGCTTCTTTCCGCCTGCGCGGCGTTCATGGCGGCCTTCTATGGCGTCTACGGCTATATTGGCGACCATCTCCATGCCGCACTCGGCCTGCCTGTCAGTGCCAACGGCCTCGTCGCGGTCTCCTACGGGTTCGGCTTCGGCGGCGCGGCCTTTCTCGACCGGCTGATCGATCGCTTCGGTGCAGGCAGGTTGCTGCCGCTCATTTTTCTCGCCGTCGCCGGCGTCTATGTTGCGATGGTGGCGGCGAGCGGCTCCTACATCGCGATCCTGGCGGTGGTGTTTCTCTGGGGGCTCGTCAACCACTTCGGGCTCAACGTGCTCATCATGCGACTGACCGCGCTCGATCCCGCAAAACGCGGCGCCATCATGGGGCTCAACAGCGGCGTCACCTATCTAGCCCTCTTCGCCGGTACGATCGGCTTCGGCGCGGCCTATTCCGCAAACGGCTTCTTCATGCTGCCACTGGCGGCAGCCGGGCTGATGCTCACGGCCGCTTTGTTCGCGGCACGGGCGCCACAAAGTAAAATTCCGCAATAG
- a CDS encoding Lrp/AsnC family transcriptional regulator, whose protein sequence is MDQNTDDIRRKRPADRELDAMDRKLLGVLVEDATTSYAELGERVGLSPPAAHERVKRLRRSGVIRRVAALVDPEALGKTLLAFVHVDTTGWGKTPALLAIEQHPEVEEIHSVAGDTCMLLKVRTESTHALEGLLARLYDTPGVKATRSYVVLSTYLERPVQPGTTSEWPTLVKGQE, encoded by the coding sequence ATGGACCAAAATACAGATGACATTCGGCGGAAGCGCCCCGCCGACCGTGAACTCGACGCGATGGACCGAAAGCTGTTAGGCGTTCTGGTCGAGGACGCCACCACGAGCTACGCCGAACTCGGCGAACGCGTCGGCCTTTCGCCGCCGGCCGCGCACGAGCGCGTGAAACGCCTCAGGCGCTCGGGCGTAATCCGCCGCGTCGCGGCTCTGGTCGACCCCGAGGCGCTGGGCAAGACCCTGCTCGCCTTTGTCCATGTCGACACGACCGGCTGGGGCAAGACGCCGGCGCTGCTTGCGATCGAGCAGCATCCTGAAGTCGAGGAGATCCACTCGGTCGCGGGCGACACCTGCATGCTGCTCAAGGTTCGCACCGAAAGCACCCATGCGCTCGAAGGACTGCTGGCGCGCCTCTACGACACGCCCGGCGTGAAGGCAACACGCAGCTATGTCGTGCTTTCGACCTATCTGGAGCGGCCGGTGCAGCCGGGCACCACGAGCGAATGGCCGACACTGGTGAAAGGCCAGGAATAA